The following coding sequences are from one Strigops habroptila isolate Jane chromosome 18, bStrHab1.2.pri, whole genome shotgun sequence window:
- the OLFML3 gene encoding olfactomedin-like protein 3 has product MGPWRCLLLLPLLAVALRAQQQQFMEYVERRLTLLEERISQWYDQSSRYSTELRDFKNQVLGMLETAEKERETMRSEAESAAVRVDRLEREVDYLETQNPAPPCVEVDETLMEKQVATAKQRKNEKYTKLTDCSDTIGSVRAMKILKRFGSTSGLWTKDAAGNLEKIYVFDGTANDTVYVFPRMREFTLFSATRKAARIKLPYPWVGTGHLVYDGHLYYIRQQGSFQVIKFNLANKTVVDSSVFPAEEQIPVFGLSPFTYIEVAADEEGLWAIYATKEDEKNICLAKLDPTSLDIEQMWDTPCPRENAEGAFVVCGALHVVYNTRLPSRSRVQCVFDVSGTLSPEDASLVYFPKRYGSHSSMKYSPRERQIYAWDDGYQIIYRMEMKKKLEV; this is encoded by the exons ATGGGGCCCTGGCgctgcctgctcctcctgccGCTCCTCGCTGTGGCCCTGcgagcccagcagcagcagttcatgGAGTATGTGGAGCGGCGCCTCACCCTCCTGGAG GAGAGGATCTCCCAGTGGTACGACCAGAGTAGCCGCTACTCCACAGAGCTGCGGGACTTCAAGAACCAGGTGTTGGGGATGCTCGAGACAGCAGAGAAGGAGCGGGAGACGATGCGGTCGGAGGCAGAGAGTGCAGCAGTGCGCGTGGACCGGCTGGAGCGGGAGGTGGACTACCTGGAGACACAGAACCCTGCGCCGCCCTGCGTGGAGGTGGACGAGACGCTGATGGAGAAGCAGGTGGCCACAGCCAAGCAGAGGAAGAATGAGAAATACACCAAGCTTACAG ACTGCAGTGACACCATTGGGAGTGTCAGAGCCATGAAGATCCTGAAGCGTTTTGGCAGCACCTCAGGGCTCTGGAccaaggatgctgcagggaaCTTGGAGAAGATCTACGTCTTTGACGGCACTGCCAACGACACAGTGTACGTCTTCCCCCGCATGCGGGAGTTCACCCTCTTCTCTGCCACCCGCAAGGCTGCCCGCATCAAGCTGCCTTACCCCTGGGTGGGCACTGGGCACCTCGTCTATGATGGGCACCTCTACTACATCCGCCAGCAGGGATCCTTCCAGGTGATCAAGTTCAACCTAGCCAACAAGACAGTGGTGGACAGCTCGGTGTTCCCAGCTGAGGAGCAGATCCCTGTGTTTGGGCTCTCCCCTTTTACCTACATAGAGGTGGCAGCGGATGAGGAGGGGCTCTGGGCCATCTATGCCACCAAGGAGGATGAGAAGAACATATGCCTGGCCAAGTTGGATCCCACCTCGTTGGACATCGAGCAGATGTGGGACACACCGTGCCCACGGGAGAATGCTGAGGGCGCCTTCGTGGTGTGCGGGGCACTGCACGTGGTCTACAACACGCGCCTGCCCAGCCGCTCTCGCGTGCAGTGCGTCTTCGACGTCAGTGGAACTTTGTCCCCTGAGGATGCCTCCCTTGTCTACTTCCCCAAACGCTACGGCTCCCACTCCAGCATGAAGTATAGCCCCCGGGAAAGGCAGATCTATGCCTGGGATGATGGCTACCAGATCATCTACCGCATGGAGATGAAGAAGAAGCTGGAGGTCTGA